DNA sequence from the Paraburkholderia azotifigens genome:
GGTTGCAACAGCGATGCAGTACGCAAAGAACAACGCGAATAGCCCAAAGGTCTCTATGTCTTCTGGGTCAAGCGGATCGGTCGCTCCGGCCAGGCGCATCCCGGCCTTGATTGTGGACTCGAGCCAAAGTGGCATCTCGAATGAAAGCGATGAAGTGAGTCGGCCGAGCCACCAACCGCCGACAACTGAAGCCGCTATAAACGAGAGCGCAAAAGTCAGACGCTGAATAGCTCGCTTCATCGAACTTCGACCGTGCCGTAAGCGCGCAGCCCGCTATTGGGAACTGGCGTATCTGGCCTGCGGGAGCGGAGATATCGTTGCAAGTTGTCGAAGTCGAAACGGCTGACCACGGTAATGCAGCCTTCGCTGAGACGCATTTGTCCTTCTGGATGGAGGCGGAATGCACCACGTCTGATGCCGTGAATCATGGTTGTGTCGCCGGTATTCGGGTTCCATAGAGCAAACCATTTCGTGCGATCGGTTGTACCCCAGCCGTATTCGGACCACAGATCGCGCGCCCAACCAAATGCTCCGCCCGATTGCCGGTCGACGATATAGTACGTCCCCGTCGGAAGCGGACCGACATTTTCGCTGGCCGTTGCTTCTGGGTTATCGCGTCCCCATGTCTTGCCTGAATAGGCTGTGACAGTCCCGAATCCGGAGCACCAAAGCTCCGACCTCTCCTTGCTGTTTAAAGTGAAAGTGCAGCGTACTGGCATCGTGAACCTCCCGGTCGGATCAAAGTCCACGCTACAAACACGCGCCAGGAAACCTGTATGCGCGCCGCTTGAGAACTGTCGTTGCGTGGATCTGGTTAAGTCCCGCCCTGATGATCGGCCGGAGTCGTCCGTGCGATGTCAAGATTTGTCATCGGCGCTCGAATCACGTCATTCATGACCGGATGAAAAAAACGCACGGCATCGAGCCGTGCGTTTTTCATTTCAGGCCTTGATTCAAGCCTTTAACTTCGCCGCCGCCGCATCCTCCCGCGACTGTATCTGCAACACCGCGTCGCGCTTGTCGAGCAGATGCTGACGCAAGATCGTGCTCAACCGCTTTCCATCGCGCGCTTCCAGCGCCTTGAGCATCTCATCGTGATCGTGAATCGCGCTGTCCCACTTCGGCATCTGAAAGTTCGAACGAAAACGCAGCGCCTGCAACCTGCGGTTCACCGCGATATACGTCTGCCGCAGCGCCGAGTTCCGCGCGGCTTCATTGATCTTGTCGTGAATCGCCTGGTTGCGGCTGTAGTACCCGGCCAGATCGTTCTGCGTGCGGCACGCGAGCATCGCGTAGTGCAGCGCCTTGATCTCGGTGAGTTCGGCGGCCGTCATGCGCTCTGCCGCGAGTTCGCCTGAAAATGCTTCAAGGCCGCTCATCAGTTCGAACGTCTCGCGCATCTCCGCTTCCGACATCTTCGACACCGACGCACCGCGATTCGGCTCGATCTCGATCAGCCCTTCCGCCGCGAGGACCTTGAGCGCCTCGCGCAACGGCGTACGCGAAATGCCCAGCGTCTCGCACAACTCGCGTTCGTTCAGTTTCTTGCCGGGCTCCAGCACGCCTTCGACGATGAAGCGCCGGATGTGTTCGACCACCGTGTCGTGCAAACGCTGGCGTTCGACCTTCGGCATCAGGGGAGGCGGTGTCAGACCCGCATCAATGTCCGAATTTTGCATACAAAAATCCTCCAGCACGATTTGTACCGATTTTAAAGCAAGCAATCTTGAGCGTATTGCGAGGGTAAACACCGCCTTGGGATTGTCATGAATCGTTTGTTATAGTTTTTTGCATGCAAAATTCAATCGAGGAGATCGACCGATGCTGAAGCTCGACTTTCATCCCGCAGGCCGCCACTTTTTGCAGATTCCGGGTCCGAGCCCGGTGCCCGACCGCATCTTGCGGGCGATGAGCTATCCGACCATCGACCATCGCGGCCCGGAGTTCGGCGCGCTGGGCCTGAAAGTGCTGGACGGCATCAAGAAGATCTTCAAGACGCAGCAGCCGGTTGTGATCTATCCCGCGTCGGGCACGGGCGCCTGGGAAGCCGCGCTGTCCAATACGCTGAGCCCGGGCGATCACGTCCTGATGTTCGAGACGGGTCACTTCGCGACGCTGTGGAAGAAGATGGCCGAGAACCTCGGCCTGAAACCGGAGTTCCTCGGTTTGCCCGGCATCGAAGGCTGGCGGCGCGGCGTGCAGCCGCAAATGATCGAAGCGCGCCTGCGCGAAGACACGCAGCACGCGATCAAGGCCGTCTGCGTCGTGCATAACGAAACCTCGACGGGCGTCACGTCCGACATCGCCGCCGTGCGTCGTGCGATCGACGCCGCGGGGCATCCGGCGCTGCTGCTCGTCGACACGATTTCGGGCCTTGCCTGCGCCGATTATCGTCACGATGAATGGGGCGTCGACGTCACGGTGTCCGGCTCGCAGAAGGGCTTGATGTTGCCACCCGGTATCAGCTTCAACGCCGTGTCGCCGAAGGCGATCGAAGCGGGCAAGCACGCGAAGCTGCCGCGCGCGTTCTGGGACTGGACCGAAATCATCGAAATGAACAAGAGCGGCTACTGGCCGTACACGCCGAACACGAATCTGCTGTACGGCCTGTCGGAAGCGCTCGACATGATTCTCGGCGAAGGTCTCGACAACGTGTTCGCGCGTCACGACCGCCTGGCCGAAGCGTGCCGGCGCGCAGTGCGCGCGTGGGGGCTCGCGATTCAATGCGACGATCCGTCGGTTTATAGCCCGGTGCTGACGGGCGTGATGATGCCTGATGGCATCGATGCCGATGCGGTGCGCAAGGTCATCTACGAACGCTTCGACATGTCGCTCGGCACGGGCCTTGGCAAGATGAAGGGACGCATGTTCCGCATCGGGCATCTCGGCGACTGCAACGATCTCACGCTGATGGCCACGCTTGCCGGCGTCGAAATGGGCCTGCAGATAGCGGGTGTTCCCGTTGCCGCAAGCGGCTTGCCCGCGGCGATGGAGTACCTGATGTCGCAACCGAACACACCGAAACTCAAAGCAGCTGCCTGAGCTGCCGATATCCAGACGACGAAGGAAGCGCAAACGGCGACACGTTGCTTCCTTCGTCGCTAACGCAGTGATCTTCGAAACACCCGCGCGCCCGGCCAGCGCGACGCATCGCAACGAACAGAAAGACAAAGACGCAAGCGAACCACAAAC
Encoded proteins:
- a CDS encoding GntR family transcriptional regulator; its protein translation is MQNSDIDAGLTPPPLMPKVERQRLHDTVVEHIRRFIVEGVLEPGKKLNERELCETLGISRTPLREALKVLAAEGLIEIEPNRGASVSKMSEAEMRETFELMSGLEAFSGELAAERMTAAELTEIKALHYAMLACRTQNDLAGYYSRNQAIHDKINEAARNSALRQTYIAVNRRLQALRFRSNFQMPKWDSAIHDHDEMLKALEARDGKRLSTILRQHLLDKRDAVLQIQSREDAAAAKLKA
- a CDS encoding pyridoxal-phosphate-dependent aminotransferase family protein; the protein is MLKLDFHPAGRHFLQIPGPSPVPDRILRAMSYPTIDHRGPEFGALGLKVLDGIKKIFKTQQPVVIYPASGTGAWEAALSNTLSPGDHVLMFETGHFATLWKKMAENLGLKPEFLGLPGIEGWRRGVQPQMIEARLREDTQHAIKAVCVVHNETSTGVTSDIAAVRRAIDAAGHPALLLVDTISGLACADYRHDEWGVDVTVSGSQKGLMLPPGISFNAVSPKAIEAGKHAKLPRAFWDWTEIIEMNKSGYWPYTPNTNLLYGLSEALDMILGEGLDNVFARHDRLAEACRRAVRAWGLAIQCDDPSVYSPVLTGVMMPDGIDADAVRKVIYERFDMSLGTGLGKMKGRMFRIGHLGDCNDLTLMATLAGVEMGLQIAGVPVAASGLPAAMEYLMSQPNTPKLKAAA
- a CDS encoding DUF2778 domain-containing protein codes for the protein MPVRCTFTLNSKERSELWCSGFGTVTAYSGKTWGRDNPEATASENVGPLPTGTYYIVDRQSGGAFGWARDLWSEYGWGTTDRTKWFALWNPNTGDTTMIHGIRRGAFRLHPEGQMRLSEGCITVVSRFDFDNLQRYLRSRRPDTPVPNSGLRAYGTVEVR